One part of the Neodiprion virginianus isolate iyNeoVirg1 chromosome 3, iyNeoVirg1.1, whole genome shotgun sequence genome encodes these proteins:
- the LOC124300533 gene encoding uncharacterized protein LOC124300533 isoform X2, with protein sequence MEYDSASSCDERLRESEPRGLENPREQRPFLNPTSLNNTVHDSQPKVAFNVNKSLSKQVMEYYKKYSQNSNLDQYFSLPETTAGDNLGVKYYYSIYELNHKSGGHGGETSRQDCVGQDYTLVNYVPRERRRWARPPLIGQSSSCNDNSSIYRRPLTEPRSPSPEPRRNTPETIPEEKNESRENLGDSQERKSNVSPTSSVTSHKPLEWDSGADVGYFNTLPLNRQSSKKLSTIERMALARGCSAALRQDPEGTTESSLSGPASQGQPGPRSKQRPDANSTPLPGALSETESEAEITPIVKNHVPGIITGDDIKSDTRKQVESEDVSSSETPKTSHPFKVPAVKYATEGKKSGGNAGTRSCVLKKSSSMNILAPVPSSKLLLKRSQSDLNLLAMDKGKSAPPLIFDSTSSLATIVNKPATCDKVIQTTISERFQESIGVQVSVLEEEKPPVPKRGTSLVQKSILKGSKNTYKVPDSEKRSACGTTENDRWTSEIANGNLNRPSSTDASRNDSRAATPQPDDTENVTGRANSFEYFPGHVYENVPNGSESQVSTVDTRRSNSTMPNTSSSIDEKLWGDSDSLVRDLERSVNILKSLVDANKCDKQVKKRLIHHVVKRLVTAKYTDDKIEHNLEENVPWNPDDARKKVYRTDIIQALTKKQNTTDSSDEWKPSKKKKSPKKQLNEEVRVVDEMITLESSNSDKFDVQTDRTEMDGRKARMGLRADDCQRSSNSPTDANKSESSECFLPQRRDKAKAHDNIFYFKQNSKIPNGDTSTSDNPLDQKRIYLDASVGARQSVMGSSNSSKNSADWRMPTTLSERQFELRRPNTSESGDSKLVSYAETEKKNQLLWITNEISHLSNLKKLLEQPKKSDRPRMSPKKIKHAIVTQKPLALLKCACGGNNHDNTKRTASDICDESIKPQWSSHCNLATCQSTVSSSAKNFNYQLKKRNSCTQTGTEPARAHSQTGSEITSPPLKHHNSEVTSVNIHVQTSPSSLTSPPPLRPRLTLPENTLPKAGCPVHKHSGLVCQCGRRQEHQEAGQNLLKNNCLYHFSNQKLSEQNLSNAHHHQPSPLHFNHQRVPVSNSDQSNRPNQIGTDIMQPISHGVGSKNRKSEPKEAKNKVNASKSMCTCDCGISTTICKCVGKCLCEIKRAENGSSRCDNLSGEICNLCRKKVGQIEVNGAECGCGKSENNEVAACQNYCTCEHVKRKEQPKLCGCSATCKCENRKVDGLAVTNGIACEVCYKTWGEKICQCFDNCKCENRNLDQAENDKKICSCYRERKCKCNECAHCLSNGVQKSQAKHYYSYNSHESQQLSGHSGRLKNDGLCKCGKDCCCENKLKDIERRLYSPKRSARTNCSCESRLGESDGNNQQHCRSCGSMYKNGRKCNCHISYPKPIAYELSFTDGKVNKNSDFVAKKNDKIDTRRLPEVAVPDSPTNTARSGGGCLCDEARSYTSGKNSGRTKTLQCMFEISHLRELRREKRVQLLALASGSNLSKTPRTTKPKVLSAQRKISDEEMKERLRKRYYRLHEVRSKRQQREKQEQARRNKLMANIFGKKLQQKVLKGQVDLSNSVSVISNL encoded by the exons atggaatatGACTCCGCCTCAAGCTGCGACGAACGTTTGCGCGAATCGGAACCCCGCGGGTTGGAAAATCCGAGAGAACAGCGACCCTTCCTTAACCCGACAAGCCTAAATAACACCGTCCACGACTCCCAACCGAAGGTAGCGTTTAACGTAAACAAATCATTGTCGAAGCAGGTGATGGAGTACTATAAGAAGTATTCGCAAAATTCGAACCTGGATCAGTACTTTTCACTACCCGAAACAACCGCCGGCGATAATCTGggggtaaaatattattacagcATCTACGAACTGAATCATAAATCAGGCGGACACGGCGGCGAGACCAGCAGGCAGGACTGCGTCGGCCAGGATTATACTTTGGTTAATTACGTGCCTCGGGAACGACGGCGCTGGGCCAGACCTCCGCTGATTGGTCAGTCTTCGAGCTGCAACGATAATTCCTCCATCTATAGACGTCCGTTGACCGAGCCTCGCTCACCGTCTCCAGAGCCGAGACGAAATACCCCGGAAACAATTCCTGAGGAGAAGAATGAGAGCCGAGAAAATTTAGGAGACAGTCAAGAAAGGAAATCCAACGTCTCTCCCACGTCGAGCGTTACTTCGCACAAACCACTGGAGTGGGACAGCGGCGCTGACGTTGGTTACTTCAATACGCTGCCTCTCAATAGACAGAGTAGCAAGAAATTGAGTACTATCGAGCGCATGGCTTTGGCAAGAGGCTGTTCAGCTGCCCTCAGACAGGATCCGGAGGGAACGACGGAGTCCAGCTTGTCCGGCCCTGCTTCGCAGGGCCAACCTGGACCCAGGTCAAAACAAAGGCCGGACGCCAACTCTACACCTCTTCCTGGAGCATTGTCCGAGACAGAAAGTGAAGCTGAAATTACTCCAATCGTCAAGAATCATGTACCCGGTATAATAACTGGCGATGACATCAAATCAGATACGAGAAAACAGGTCGAGTCTGAGGATGTGAGTAGCTCCGAGACGCCAAAAACCTCGCATCCGTTTAAGGTACCGGCAGTGAAATATGCCACAGAAGGCAAGAAGTCGGGGGGAAATGCTGGCACACGTTCTTGTGTCCTGAAGAAAAGCTCGTCTATGAATATCTTGGCCCCCGTTCCGTCCTCCAAGCTTTTGCTGAAACGGAGTCAAAGTGATTTGAATTTGCTGGCCATGGATAAAGGCAAGTCTGCTCCGCCGCTCATATTTGATTCCACCTCATCCCTCGCTACTATTGTCAACAAACCAGCTACCTGTGACAAAGTCATTCAAACCACTATCAGTGAACGTTTCCAAGAGTCTATTGGGGTACAAGTTTCTGTTTTGGAAGAGGAAAAGCCACCGGTACCTAAGCGGGGTACCAGCTTGGTACAGAAATCCATACTGAAAGGTTCTAAAAATACGTACAAAGTCCCAGACTCCGAAAAGCGTAGCGCGTGTGGAACAACTGAAAACGACCGTTGGACCAGTGAAATTGCGAACGGCAATTTGAATCGACCCAGCAGTACCGATGCTTCTCGCAACGATTCTCGAGCTGCAACGCCCCAACCAGATGACACGGAAAACGTTACTGGACGAGCAAAcagttttgaatatttcccAGGTCATGTATACGAGAACGTGCCAAATGGGAGCGAAAGTCAGGTCTCCACCGTTGACACGAGACGATCCAACTCCACTATGCCGAACACTAGCTCAAGTATCGATGAAAAACTGTGGGGAGATTCCGATAGCTTGGTAAGAGACTTGGAAAGGAGCGTCAACATACTCAAGAGTTTAGTGGATGCTAACAAGTGCGATAAACAAGTTAAAAAGAGGCTGATACACCATGTTGTTAAGAGACTGGTCACGGCAAAATATACCGACGATAAAATCGAACACAACTTGGAAGAAAATGTTCCGTGGAATCCAGACGATGCTAGAAAAAAAGTCTACAGAACCGATATAATTCAGGCTTTAACCAAGAAACAAAATACGACTGATTCTTCTGATGAATGGAAACcatcgaagaaaaagaaaagccCAAAGAAGCAGCTCAACGAAGAGGTCAGGGTTGTCGATGAGATGATCACCTTGGAGAGCAGTAATAGCGACAAATTCGATGTACAAACGGATAGGACAGAAATGGATGGGAGAAAGGCAAGAATGGGGCTTAGGGCGGACGATTGTCAGCGAAGCAGCAATTCACCTACAGATGCTAACAAGAGTGAGAGCTCGGAGTGCTTTCTACCCCAACGAAGAGACAAGGCCAAAGCTCATGATAATATCTTCTACTTcaaacaaaattccaaaattccAAACGGAGACACGTCAACATCCGATAATCCGTTGGATCAGAAGAGAATATATTTGGATGCATCTGTCGGAGCCAGGCAAAGTGTAATGGGATCCAGTAACAGTAGTAAAAACAGTGCTGATTGGAGGATGCCGACAACATTGTCCGAGAGACAGTTTGAATTACGCAGACCCAATACTTCGGAATCTGGAGATTCAAAGTTGGTTAGCTATGCGgaaactgaaaagaaaaatcaacttCTTTGGATCACTAATGAAATCAGTCACTTATCTAATTTGAAGAA ATTATTGGAACAACCAAAGAAATCAGATCGCCCGAGGATGtcaccaaaaaaaattaaacatgcCATTGTTACACAGAAACCGTTGGCGTTACTAAAATGTGCATGTGGTGGCAATAATCATGACAATACTAAGAG GACTGCTTCGGATATCTGCGACGAATCGATCAAACCGCAGTGGTCATCTCACTGCAACCTGGCGACTTGCCAATCCACTGTCAGTTCcagtgcaaaaaatttcaactatcaattgaagaaacgaaacAGTTGCACGCAAACAGGAACAGAGCCTGCGAGGGCGCATTCCCAAACCGGAAGCGAAATCACGTCTCCACCTTTGAAGCATCACAATTCAGAAGTAACGTCAGTGAATATTCACGTACAAACTTCACCCTCTTCGTTGACTTCGCCGCCTCCGTTAAGACCCCGGCTAACCTTGCCTGAAAACACTTTACCGAAAGCTGGTTGTCCTGTTCATAAACATTCGGGTCTCGTTTGTCAGTGCGGTAGAAGGCAAGAGCACCAGGAGGCAGGAcagaatttattaaaaaataattgtctaTATCATTTTTCTAACCAAAAATTATCCGAACAAAATCTTTCAAACGCTCATCATCATCAGCCTTCACCTCTTCATTTCAATCACCAAAGAGTCCCTGTTTCTAACTCTGATCAGTCTAATCGGCCAAATCAAATCGGTACCGATATTATGCAGCCAATTAGCCACGGGGTCGGCagcaaaaatcgaaaatctgAGCCAAAGGaagcaaaaaataaagtaaacgCTTCAAAGTCTATGTGCACGTGCGACTGCGGTATTTCTACGACAATCTGCAAATGCGTTGGTAAATGTTTGTGCGAAATTAAGCGTGCTGAGAATGGATCCTCGAGATGCGATAATTTATCGGGagaaatttgcaatttatgCCGAAAGAAGGTTGGTCAAATTGAGGTGAACGGGGCGGAATGCGGTTGCGGTAAATCTGAGAATAACGAGGTAGCCGCTTGCCAAAATTACTGCACCTGTGAGcatgtgaaaagaaaagaacaacCGAAGTTATGCGGATGTTCCGCCACTTGCAAATGTGAGAACAGAAAAGTTGACGGATTGGCGGTAACTAATGGAATTGCCTGCGAAGTTTGCTATAAAACGTGGGGTGAAAAGATATGCCAATGTTTCGACAACTGCAAATGTGAGAACAGAAACTTGGATCAAGCAGaaaatgataagaaaatttGCAGCTGCTATAGAGAGCGAAAATGTAAATGTAACGAATGTGCTCATTGTTTGAGTAACGGGGTACAAAAGTCGCAGGCGAAGCATTATTATTCATACAATTCGCACGAATCTCAGCAGTTGTCGGGACACTCAGGGAGATTGAAAAACGACGGATTGTGTAAGTGCGGGAAAGATTGTTGTTGCGAGAACAAACTGAAGGATATAGAAAGGAGATTGTACAGTCCGAAGCGTAGCGCAAGAACAAACTGTTCCTGCGAATCGAGGCTTGGCGAAAGCGACGGAAATAACCAGCAACACTGTCGAAGTTGCGGAAGCATGTATAAAAACGGGAGGAAATGCAACTGCCACATAAGTTACCCGAAGCCGATCGCGTACGAATTATCGTTCACGGATGgcaaagtaaataaaaattcggaCTTTGTCGctaagaaaaatgataaaatcgACACGAGAAGATTGCCCGAGGTAGCTGTGCCTGATTCGCCAACTAATACCGCTAGATCAGGGGGCGGCTGCTTGTGCGACGAAGCAAGGTCTTACACTTCGGGTAAGAATAGCGGACGGACAAAGACTCTTCAG tgtatgtttgaaatttctcacTTGCGAGAATTGAGGAGAGAGAAACGCGTTCAACTGCTTGCGCTGGCCAGCGGTTCAAATTTATCTAAAACTCCGAGAACGACTAAACCGAAAG tcTTATCAGCGCAGAGGAAAATAAGTGACGAAGAAATGAAGGAGCGACTGCGTAAACGTTACTACAGACTGCACGAGGTGCGCAGCAAACGGCAACAAAGGGAGAAACAGGAGCAAGCCAGGCGAAACAAATTGATGGCTAATATATTCGGCAAAAAGCTACAGCAGAAAGTTCTGAAGGGTCAAGTAGATCTTTCAAACAGCGTTAGCGTTATATCGAACTTGTAA
- the LOC124300533 gene encoding uncharacterized protein LOC124300533 isoform X1, producing MEYDSASSCDERLRESEPRGLENPREQRPFLNPTSLNNTVHDSQPKVAFNVNKSLSKQVMEYYKKYSQNSNLDQYFSLPETTAGDNLGVKYYYSIYELNHKSGGHGGETSRQDCVGQDYTLVNYVPRERRRWARPPLIGQSSSCNDNSSIYRRPLTEPRSPSPEPRRNTPETIPEEKNESRENLGDSQERKSNVSPTSSVTSHKPLEWDSGADVGYFNTLPLNRQSSKKLSTIERMALARGCSAALRQDPEGTTESSLSGPASQGQPGPRSKQRPDANSTPLPGALSETESEAEITPIVKNHVPGIITGDDIKSDTRKQVESEDVSSSETPKTSHPFKVPAVKYATEGKKSGGNAGTRSCVLKKSSSMNILAPVPSSKLLLKRSQSDLNLLAMDKGKSAPPLIFDSTSSLATIVNKPATCDKVIQTTISERFQESIGVQVSVLEEEKPPVPKRGTSLVQKSILKGSKNTYKVPDSEKRSACGTTENDRWTSEIANGNLNRPSSTDASRNDSRAATPQPDDTENVTGRANSFEYFPGHVYENVPNGSESQVSTVDTRRSNSTMPNTSSSIDEKLWGDSDSLVRDLERSVNILKSLVDANKCDKQVKKRLIHHVVKRLVTAKYTDDKIEHNLEENVPWNPDDARKKVYRTDIIQALTKKQNTTDSSDEWKPSKKKKSPKKQLNEEVRVVDEMITLESSNSDKFDVQTDRTEMDGRKARMGLRADDCQRSSNSPTDANKSESSECFLPQRRDKAKAHDNIFYFKQNSKIPNGDTSTSDNPLDQKRIYLDASVGARQSVMGSSNSSKNSADWRMPTTLSERQFELRRPNTSESGDSKLVSYAETEKKNQLLWITNEISHLSNLKKLLEQPKKSDRPRMSPKKIKHAIVTQKPLALLKCACGGNNHDNTKRTASDICDESIKPQWSSHCNLATCQSTVSSSAKNFNYQLKKRNSCTQTGTEPARAHSQTGSEITSPPLKHHNSEVTSVNIHVQTSPSSLTSPPPLRPRLTLPENTLPKAGCPVHKHSGLVCQCGRRQEHQEAGQNLLKNNCLYHFSNQKLSEQNLSNAHHHQPSPLHFNHQRVPVSNSDQSNRPNQIGTDIMQPISHGVGSKNRKSEPKEAKNKVNASKSMCTCDCGISTTICKCVGKCLCEIKRAENGSSRCDNLSGEICNLCRKKVGQIEVNGAECGCGKSENNEVAACQNYCTCEHVKRKEQPKLCGCSATCKCENRKVDGLAVTNGIACEVCYKTWGEKICQCFDNCKCENRNLDQAENDKKICSCYRERKCKCNECAHCLSNGVQKSQAKHYYSYNSHESQQLSGHSGRLKNDGLCKCGKDCCCENKLKDIERRLYSPKRSARTNCSCESRLGESDGNNQQHCRSCGSMYKNGRKCNCHISYPKPIAYELSFTDGKVNKNSDFVAKKNDKIDTRRLPEVAVPDSPTNTARSGGGCLCDEARSYTSGKNSGRTKTLQDYLAQNKPDFVNNVETRQQCMFEISHLRELRREKRVQLLALASGSNLSKTPRTTKPKVLSAQRKISDEEMKERLRKRYYRLHEVRSKRQQREKQEQARRNKLMANIFGKKLQQKVLKGQVDLSNSVSVISNL from the exons atggaatatGACTCCGCCTCAAGCTGCGACGAACGTTTGCGCGAATCGGAACCCCGCGGGTTGGAAAATCCGAGAGAACAGCGACCCTTCCTTAACCCGACAAGCCTAAATAACACCGTCCACGACTCCCAACCGAAGGTAGCGTTTAACGTAAACAAATCATTGTCGAAGCAGGTGATGGAGTACTATAAGAAGTATTCGCAAAATTCGAACCTGGATCAGTACTTTTCACTACCCGAAACAACCGCCGGCGATAATCTGggggtaaaatattattacagcATCTACGAACTGAATCATAAATCAGGCGGACACGGCGGCGAGACCAGCAGGCAGGACTGCGTCGGCCAGGATTATACTTTGGTTAATTACGTGCCTCGGGAACGACGGCGCTGGGCCAGACCTCCGCTGATTGGTCAGTCTTCGAGCTGCAACGATAATTCCTCCATCTATAGACGTCCGTTGACCGAGCCTCGCTCACCGTCTCCAGAGCCGAGACGAAATACCCCGGAAACAATTCCTGAGGAGAAGAATGAGAGCCGAGAAAATTTAGGAGACAGTCAAGAAAGGAAATCCAACGTCTCTCCCACGTCGAGCGTTACTTCGCACAAACCACTGGAGTGGGACAGCGGCGCTGACGTTGGTTACTTCAATACGCTGCCTCTCAATAGACAGAGTAGCAAGAAATTGAGTACTATCGAGCGCATGGCTTTGGCAAGAGGCTGTTCAGCTGCCCTCAGACAGGATCCGGAGGGAACGACGGAGTCCAGCTTGTCCGGCCCTGCTTCGCAGGGCCAACCTGGACCCAGGTCAAAACAAAGGCCGGACGCCAACTCTACACCTCTTCCTGGAGCATTGTCCGAGACAGAAAGTGAAGCTGAAATTACTCCAATCGTCAAGAATCATGTACCCGGTATAATAACTGGCGATGACATCAAATCAGATACGAGAAAACAGGTCGAGTCTGAGGATGTGAGTAGCTCCGAGACGCCAAAAACCTCGCATCCGTTTAAGGTACCGGCAGTGAAATATGCCACAGAAGGCAAGAAGTCGGGGGGAAATGCTGGCACACGTTCTTGTGTCCTGAAGAAAAGCTCGTCTATGAATATCTTGGCCCCCGTTCCGTCCTCCAAGCTTTTGCTGAAACGGAGTCAAAGTGATTTGAATTTGCTGGCCATGGATAAAGGCAAGTCTGCTCCGCCGCTCATATTTGATTCCACCTCATCCCTCGCTACTATTGTCAACAAACCAGCTACCTGTGACAAAGTCATTCAAACCACTATCAGTGAACGTTTCCAAGAGTCTATTGGGGTACAAGTTTCTGTTTTGGAAGAGGAAAAGCCACCGGTACCTAAGCGGGGTACCAGCTTGGTACAGAAATCCATACTGAAAGGTTCTAAAAATACGTACAAAGTCCCAGACTCCGAAAAGCGTAGCGCGTGTGGAACAACTGAAAACGACCGTTGGACCAGTGAAATTGCGAACGGCAATTTGAATCGACCCAGCAGTACCGATGCTTCTCGCAACGATTCTCGAGCTGCAACGCCCCAACCAGATGACACGGAAAACGTTACTGGACGAGCAAAcagttttgaatatttcccAGGTCATGTATACGAGAACGTGCCAAATGGGAGCGAAAGTCAGGTCTCCACCGTTGACACGAGACGATCCAACTCCACTATGCCGAACACTAGCTCAAGTATCGATGAAAAACTGTGGGGAGATTCCGATAGCTTGGTAAGAGACTTGGAAAGGAGCGTCAACATACTCAAGAGTTTAGTGGATGCTAACAAGTGCGATAAACAAGTTAAAAAGAGGCTGATACACCATGTTGTTAAGAGACTGGTCACGGCAAAATATACCGACGATAAAATCGAACACAACTTGGAAGAAAATGTTCCGTGGAATCCAGACGATGCTAGAAAAAAAGTCTACAGAACCGATATAATTCAGGCTTTAACCAAGAAACAAAATACGACTGATTCTTCTGATGAATGGAAACcatcgaagaaaaagaaaagccCAAAGAAGCAGCTCAACGAAGAGGTCAGGGTTGTCGATGAGATGATCACCTTGGAGAGCAGTAATAGCGACAAATTCGATGTACAAACGGATAGGACAGAAATGGATGGGAGAAAGGCAAGAATGGGGCTTAGGGCGGACGATTGTCAGCGAAGCAGCAATTCACCTACAGATGCTAACAAGAGTGAGAGCTCGGAGTGCTTTCTACCCCAACGAAGAGACAAGGCCAAAGCTCATGATAATATCTTCTACTTcaaacaaaattccaaaattccAAACGGAGACACGTCAACATCCGATAATCCGTTGGATCAGAAGAGAATATATTTGGATGCATCTGTCGGAGCCAGGCAAAGTGTAATGGGATCCAGTAACAGTAGTAAAAACAGTGCTGATTGGAGGATGCCGACAACATTGTCCGAGAGACAGTTTGAATTACGCAGACCCAATACTTCGGAATCTGGAGATTCAAAGTTGGTTAGCTATGCGgaaactgaaaagaaaaatcaacttCTTTGGATCACTAATGAAATCAGTCACTTATCTAATTTGAAGAA ATTATTGGAACAACCAAAGAAATCAGATCGCCCGAGGATGtcaccaaaaaaaattaaacatgcCATTGTTACACAGAAACCGTTGGCGTTACTAAAATGTGCATGTGGTGGCAATAATCATGACAATACTAAGAG GACTGCTTCGGATATCTGCGACGAATCGATCAAACCGCAGTGGTCATCTCACTGCAACCTGGCGACTTGCCAATCCACTGTCAGTTCcagtgcaaaaaatttcaactatcaattgaagaaacgaaacAGTTGCACGCAAACAGGAACAGAGCCTGCGAGGGCGCATTCCCAAACCGGAAGCGAAATCACGTCTCCACCTTTGAAGCATCACAATTCAGAAGTAACGTCAGTGAATATTCACGTACAAACTTCACCCTCTTCGTTGACTTCGCCGCCTCCGTTAAGACCCCGGCTAACCTTGCCTGAAAACACTTTACCGAAAGCTGGTTGTCCTGTTCATAAACATTCGGGTCTCGTTTGTCAGTGCGGTAGAAGGCAAGAGCACCAGGAGGCAGGAcagaatttattaaaaaataattgtctaTATCATTTTTCTAACCAAAAATTATCCGAACAAAATCTTTCAAACGCTCATCATCATCAGCCTTCACCTCTTCATTTCAATCACCAAAGAGTCCCTGTTTCTAACTCTGATCAGTCTAATCGGCCAAATCAAATCGGTACCGATATTATGCAGCCAATTAGCCACGGGGTCGGCagcaaaaatcgaaaatctgAGCCAAAGGaagcaaaaaataaagtaaacgCTTCAAAGTCTATGTGCACGTGCGACTGCGGTATTTCTACGACAATCTGCAAATGCGTTGGTAAATGTTTGTGCGAAATTAAGCGTGCTGAGAATGGATCCTCGAGATGCGATAATTTATCGGGagaaatttgcaatttatgCCGAAAGAAGGTTGGTCAAATTGAGGTGAACGGGGCGGAATGCGGTTGCGGTAAATCTGAGAATAACGAGGTAGCCGCTTGCCAAAATTACTGCACCTGTGAGcatgtgaaaagaaaagaacaacCGAAGTTATGCGGATGTTCCGCCACTTGCAAATGTGAGAACAGAAAAGTTGACGGATTGGCGGTAACTAATGGAATTGCCTGCGAAGTTTGCTATAAAACGTGGGGTGAAAAGATATGCCAATGTTTCGACAACTGCAAATGTGAGAACAGAAACTTGGATCAAGCAGaaaatgataagaaaatttGCAGCTGCTATAGAGAGCGAAAATGTAAATGTAACGAATGTGCTCATTGTTTGAGTAACGGGGTACAAAAGTCGCAGGCGAAGCATTATTATTCATACAATTCGCACGAATCTCAGCAGTTGTCGGGACACTCAGGGAGATTGAAAAACGACGGATTGTGTAAGTGCGGGAAAGATTGTTGTTGCGAGAACAAACTGAAGGATATAGAAAGGAGATTGTACAGTCCGAAGCGTAGCGCAAGAACAAACTGTTCCTGCGAATCGAGGCTTGGCGAAAGCGACGGAAATAACCAGCAACACTGTCGAAGTTGCGGAAGCATGTATAAAAACGGGAGGAAATGCAACTGCCACATAAGTTACCCGAAGCCGATCGCGTACGAATTATCGTTCACGGATGgcaaagtaaataaaaattcggaCTTTGTCGctaagaaaaatgataaaatcgACACGAGAAGATTGCCCGAGGTAGCTGTGCCTGATTCGCCAACTAATACCGCTAGATCAGGGGGCGGCTGCTTGTGCGACGAAGCAAGGTCTTACACTTCGGGTAAGAATAGCGGACGGACAAAGACTCTTCAG GACTACTTGGCTCAAAATAAGCCTGATTTTGTTAATAATGTTGAAACTCGTCAGCAGtgtatgtttgaaatttctcacTTGCGAGAATTGAGGAGAGAGAAACGCGTTCAACTGCTTGCGCTGGCCAGCGGTTCAAATTTATCTAAAACTCCGAGAACGACTAAACCGAAAG tcTTATCAGCGCAGAGGAAAATAAGTGACGAAGAAATGAAGGAGCGACTGCGTAAACGTTACTACAGACTGCACGAGGTGCGCAGCAAACGGCAACAAAGGGAGAAACAGGAGCAAGCCAGGCGAAACAAATTGATGGCTAATATATTCGGCAAAAAGCTACAGCAGAAAGTTCTGAAGGGTCAAGTAGATCTTTCAAACAGCGTTAGCGTTATATCGAACTTGTAA